The Arachis ipaensis cultivar K30076 chromosome B03, Araip1.1, whole genome shotgun sequence region GCGACAGGGCCGATGAATGCATTATGGAGACAGCTGCAATCAGTGTCACTCCTGCAAGTGGAGGCTCTGAACAACTTGTTATATTTGTAGTTTTGAAGAAAGGATACAGTTCCGATGTAGAAGCTCTGAAAAAGAAATTCTCTAAAGCCATTCAGAGCAACCTTAATCCTTTGTTTAAGGTTTGACACTCATGATTGATTTTAAGCAATTACAGTTACAAATATGAATAGAATGCAGATAGTTTATTGCCATGCAAAAAGTAATATTGGCTGGCATATGGATCCATATTCTTGAGTTGTGAAGGGCCGTTGAttctataatttaaaataataaaaacaaaaagtttGAATAAAAGCATAAGAATTTCTATGCTGTATGCCCCTTTCCTGGGGTTGTAGTTCAATTGGTCAGAGCACCGCCCTGTCAAGGTGGAAGCTGCGGGTTCGAGCCCCGTT contains the following coding sequences:
- the LOC107629459 gene encoding probable acyl-activating enzyme 18, peroxisomal — encoded protein: MPIYKGKVLRRHRDIVKRTVGGYFLVQGRADDTMNLGGIKTSSVEIERVCDRADECIMETAAISVTPASGGSEQLVIFVVLKKGYSSDVEALKKKFSKAIQSNLNPLFKV